The genomic window GTGTGTGCTATTAGATATGCTGATTTACAGTAAATCAGATTTTCCCAGGATGTGGAATTATACATATACaattttcaataatttaaaaaaaaaataataataataaaaataatacaaacaacaaaacaaaaacaatgtaattTAGTCATTCACACCACTGGCAGTCTGCTACAACCTttctaatgtaaaaattacatctTAATAAATTTGAGTGTTTTTTTCTCAAATAATtgaatactgtatacatataattAGATATACTTGGAAAATCTATCCATTGGCAGGAACCGGAAcctttatataatttgtatttatttttttattttaaacaacagAGTTTTCTAAGTTAAAACATGCAAGTTGAATGAACACTTGGACGCCACCAACAATTTAGCACAGTTTGTGGTCTTTAAGATGATCCCTTATGCACTAGATGAACCATGAGGCCACAGATGAACATCGTACCTAAAACTAACTTTTCCCGCTCACTGTTTTTACTCTTATTTTCCTGTTACTGTTTTCTCAAGAGATAAAACACTCCAAATGATTTCGTTTTTCAGTCAGTGACCTTTTGCATGGAATTTGATATAATAAGCAAACCAGTCGTAAAGAAAGGACTCGGTCTCATTCACACAGCCAATCTGGTTAGTACCTCCCCTTTCTGTTTTgactgaattgctgttgtgttttctgaattgttattttgtttttggatttgTCATTGTGTTAAtggatttgttgttttgttttgcactttaTAGCCACCGGAAAATGGGGCATTCAAGCGAAAACTCACTTGTTTGGTACAATTGGACTATCACAGGGATATtaataacagaaaacaaaacaaagctgcACATAAACCAGAGGACCGAATTTGCTAATCTTGTCTGAGGAGTTTGAAGTCGAAGAGGAGATGCATTTCTATGACCAACCTTATTTGTATTCGCTTGAATGCCCAATCTCACGAGCGGATGCAGTGTAACTGCTGCTCTCGTGCACTCTCATGAACATGCACAGGATAGCAACAGTCGGTcaagattttggtttgtttctcaccaaacattatcgtatgccttcagaacaagacatgagttGCATGCAATTGTTTATAAGACCTCTTAATTATACTTTTGAAGCTTGAGGACGTGGGCATTTTCCTgataaaattacacacacacacacacacacacacacacaaccacccaCCCCCACCCCTGGACAGAATTTCGGTGCCaccacagaaaaagaaagtcatattgattTAGAACAAcaccagggtgagtaaataatggctgaatattcatttttgggtgaactgtccctttaattgaaTCCAGTAAATCTTAATTTGCATTCAACACAAcagtaaacatatttattaaacaCAGCACCATCTCATCCAGGTTCTGAGTGTTTATCAAGCGCCTCTGAGGTTTGGGCTGGACGGTCTCCTCCATCTCCTCCCGAATCTCCTCCTCTATCTCCTGCTCCATCTGGATGAGGACTGGGGATGCCATGCCGAAGCGAGAGGCCCGTCTGGCCAACTCAAGAAGGCACAACACAAAATTCTTCTCATTCTTACGCAGGACAAGGTCATCTGTCTCAAACATCAGTACATCTGTGATGGGGGCAGGGTGAAAGATGGCAACAGAAAACAGGATTATAGGGCATATAAGGGCAAACGTTTATAAAAATTAAGTTTCAACAATTACAGGTCACATTTTATTTACTTACAGCACTGTCCAGTGATATGGGTAAGAATagcaaacaaataattttctgtaaagcagaTAAAACATTTCTAATTTACATTTGCAGTTTAAGGAATACCTGGAATGTCCATTTCTTTTCGACACCAGTTGATGAAGTTCGTCACATTATCCCGGGCCAGGAATGTAGTTGGATGGGCAGAGCTGACAAAAGTGACCCCAGAAGCGGGCAGCTGCACCTCAGTGAGTCCGATCCTCCTCAGAAAGTCATCCGCCACGCGCGTCACATTATTGGCGTGTGCACACAGGAGCGCACCGGTCTCTAACACCTCCAAAATATTATTCACCTGAATGTCAATGTTGTAGAAGTCCCCCAGCCATTCTGCCAAGTCCTCTTTCATTGCGTACAGATATTCCTCACTCGTTTTGAAAGGCTTGATGCTTTGATTGGATGCGTGCTGAATTCCAGACATGATGGAGTTCATTTAATCGACACAAAAGCATCGAAATAATAAAACGTTGGGGGAAATAAGACTCTCAGAAAAGTTACGTTAGTCTACATCATCTAAAAAACTAATTTCTAATGGATCCACAGTTGTAAACATGCATGTATGAAACCGCATCAGCCTGACTGAGAAGACTTGTTTTGCAAACTTTCAGCGATTTTAATGTGTTGTCAGGGTGTAGTGAGTGCTGAATCGTCCTTGGTTACCAGATAGCGAATCCAAACACTCCAGTTAACCATTTGCTGTCCACACGTGTTCTTTGGAGAAAGAAAGGGTAACTAGCTTTCGCAGAGACAGGACATTTCTGTATGACATATAGAAAATAAACTAGTGATTGTAGCTGCGAATGCAACATGGCGTCTCTTACTAAACACTGACCCTGGACATGATGTGTGTTGATGTTTAGCAGTAACACTTGAccataaggttacatttgttaatgcataaggtatcatgaactatcaatgaacaacatatttttacagcatttattactcttaatgtttgttaaaaaacaaattgttcattgttcaagttagttaatagtgcattaactaatgttaacatactgtatacaacttgtgatttaaaaatgtattactatatgttgaaatgaacatgaactaagatgtttaaatgctgtaaaagtaatgttcattgttagatcagaataaaggagtcatgacatgaggaatacaattttccttgatcttttaacatataagaggtcattgtactataaaaacatactttaagtttcagaactgaaaacttcctcctcaatagaaaaagagcatttatttaaaccaagctgcaaaattGGCTCGTTTGGAATTCATtgaacttgtgacatcacaagggccaaatacatctgcatatgcaatgcctatttttcgTCACTGCATCCTTGACCCTGTCAACTGGTGCTcattcagtcagtcacacaggtgaagagaagAAAGACTGgacctgtcatgggagattcatcctaGGTGGACTttcaggacaccttcatgtgcctgtctgATGTGATGCAACAGCTTGAAGCTGTCTACACCGGGCACGTCCACACAGactttctaaaccatttatttgtgttgttggcagtagtagcgccaCCCCGTCAGTGCAAGATGGAACcggacatctgtttactgtcggCGCGACGCACCACTAGGGATGCTTcaatggtagacagcatcattgattataatgggttctattgctgtTGACGCAACGCAAATCTCACATCCGGTGTAGAAAGGGcatgagtgttaacagttgtgcttgagatgaacagtttaatatattctgatgccatgtgttggatgtgcattatgtgtaaaccctcacatttagttttataatgttgttgagctggttcattctcttccgattgagatttaaaaatggctttattaggggctgcatgatgttagccaatcatgaCAGTGGGAGTTTactttgaagttttaaggaggcgcttaaaggccaaaactgagcatttcagacaaattggaaaattatcatttattactaaattatggctgttttggtgcaaaaaaaaaaaaaaaactttactaacattatcagtggacctcagggaagatattAAAATGATAACAAAAAAGCACTTCATGACCCCCTAATTAATGTTGTCAACTAATGtgaacaaatgaaaccttattctCAAGTCTTACCAACAtttctgtaatttattttttaaatattcaaaataaaactTGTTGGTTTAATTAGTTCGTTCTCTTCAAAACTGAAATCAGGACCACAAGAGAATATTTTTAGACTTAAGGATTATTGTGCAATGTGCTTGTTTTATTTCTGTAGACACAGTTCTCAACTACATTCCCAGCCAGTCTTTCAAAGAAACAATCTTTCACAGCAttggattacattacatttgtatttattttttccatggtaTTGAGTCtcaaaataaaacacatatatatatatatatatatatatatatatatatatatattatacacacactgtatgtatatttatatacacattacCCTTTTTATaagatttatgtattttaatttccAGTACAAAAAACCCTGAATTTTATaagtttaaaatttattttaaaaaagtatagATATAatttatatagatatagatttttataatttttttactctaaaattaaaatactcaaagcttaaaatcattattttgtggagtgtatatacagtaatttTTCAAATAATGCATTTTGGACATGTAACTTTTGATGATATGatgataacatttaaaatgatcattctttcatcatttactcatgcttaTGCCTTTTCAAtctcaaattactttctttcgAATCGTATAGATTACCTTTACACTGCCTACACACATTACACTGAATGCATATAATAATCTACATATAATGCCCATTGAAAATAACCACACAAGATGATGTGAAAACTAAAGACTCAAAATGTGTAAGAAGTCACAACATGTAGAGGTGAAAGTAAGTCAAGATGAATGTTTATTTAAGTGTAACTGATACTGTAAGTTCTTTATATACAATACTGTGCTATGATGCATGCTAATTATGTTCATTTAATAATGACTTATATTTTGGGCTGTTTTTAACGGAAACCTATTGTATACCTTCAAAAGGCTTAGAATTACATGgtacaagtcacatggactaattTCATGATACTTTTGCTTCCTTTCTGAAGCTTGAACGCAGACTTCACTGCCACTGTAATGAGGGAACAGGACAGAAATTCCTTTGggtaagaaagaaaatcattccGGTTTTGAACAACAAGAGGGTAATTGATGACAGATATCcaatttttctgtgaactattcctttaccaatgtgttttttgaaaaaaaaaataaaaaaagtttaaagaaatgttcttgttcaaacaaactttttaatAAAACCATAGCTCTTGGCTTTGCCATTCATATTCATACATTTCACTGAAAtgaatttattacatttgttattcatcaaattaaattgtaaattaaGTGTGTTTactaataaatgttaaataattatactttttttttttaacaatgaccATAGTCTATGACCATTAGTGTCTATTTTATCTTTTTGGCCGCAAACATAATTGTCAGTGAAATATATTTATAACTGAAAGTTCTTTGTAGCTGGGATGTTACTTCCTGCAACAAAACTagcacttaaaaaaacaaatctctaattcagtttatttttcttttttcctgaGTATTCtcgttttttctttttgtactgACTGCCTTCTCCCTCcctgcgactggcgaagctgggcaTTGGTGGCTCAATCTCTCCTGGACGTCCCCCCCTATCTGGCACACTGCCCATTAGAACCTGCAGAGTGAATGGATAGATCCAGGAAGAGGTAGTTAATTAATGGTTGTCTGAATATTTGAACAAACCTaatatgaatgtaaaaaaattttcTTTATGTGACTACTGGAATCAAAACTTTGGTGAAGGGCACCTTGTGAACAGCCGTTGAAGGCCCCGCTTTAACTGGCGAAATGCGAGACTGATCTTCTCTGGCTGCCAACAGCATAGCAATTGAGATAGACGTCTCAAGAGAGGGTGAAAATTGTGGCATGGAAGAAAGCACAGCATTGCGTtccttgaaaaaaacaaaaaaagagaagacAGAATTTGTTTCATGAAACAAATATTAGATATACAATTAAAAATGGTTGCTAATGAGACTATATTAGTACCTGTCCCCTATCTCCCCAACCAAAAGACTGAAGTGTGACATAGAAACGCTTGATCATCATTTGGCGTCGACACTCATAATCCTTACGAAGAGCTTTGTCGATTTCATGAATCTTTTTCTAAGAGTGAAACAAAAAGCTTTTGGGATTAAAACAAACTTCActctattttttttactttattccaCCATCCTGTAATATTCCAGAGCAGGCTTATATCTGGAATAGGTCAAATGTAATGCATGCATACCCACTGATCTGAGTTCAAACTGGTCTTTAGTAATGGCTCTGGCATTACACCTTCTGGAAGGGATGCAAGCCGTGACTCCACCTGAATGAATGATGGTTGAGTTATATAATAGTCAGCATAAAATGGCAATATGTAGTAATGGTTACAGACAAGTAACATTCATTGGCGGTCTGTTTCTTACCTCTGTACAGGCATCACTTATCTGAGAGGAGGTTTCTAAACCAAGAGTCTGAAACAGTCCTGCCAGATACTTTGTAACATCTTTCCAATTATCCACCTCAGCTTGACTGTCTTCTTGATACTCATCCTTACTGTCCAGAGTAAGACTTTCCCATTTTCTTTGCTCTTTGCCCTTGGACTCCAACTTCTGTTCTGCATCATCTGGATGAATCTCTCTGTACATCAGCATATGTGCTGCCATTAACTCTGCCACCAAGAACTCTGTTAATTCAAAgacaaaatactgtataaatattaCAAGAAAATCCACAACTAACTAAAATGCATGGACTGAGATCATCTATCACCTTTCTTAACTTACCGGTCAGTCTGTACAGCAGCAGTGGGCTAAGGTGCTCTGATGTGAGTGCACTTTGTGGACAGGACATCTCCTTAAGCACCTCCCTCAACTCCCCCACCAGAACTGCACCACCAATGCTCCATGCtgaaaaacaacagcaaaaactggaagctgcatctgaagtggcatttagGTGTATTTACAAACAGTTTAATGCTGTTTAAAGATGGCACAAATGCATTAACACAGCAATTAcaattgcataaataatgttatggggttaatattttaaaagtaaaattatgaaaatagaaatattaaacaaatgaaaatatgaaattcTACTTTGAAATTCCTCCTCTTTCACTATACATCTTTAAATCAGCAGTCCTCtttgcgatcatgatttcaagctcaactaCACTTccaatagcgccatctagcgatcCGTGCATGTGTATAGCACTAGGAAGTTTAATCGAGCTTGAAGTCATAATCGTGGCTAAAGATTGCTGTCaagattttacagtaaaaaattagtTACATTTGGTCTGGTCTAACCCAAAAtctattggatcacttcagaagacatggattaaaccactggagccttatggattacttatatgctgccttcatgtgcttttttgacCATcagaattctggccaccattca from Xyrauchen texanus isolate HMW12.3.18 chromosome 3, RBS_HiC_50CHRs, whole genome shotgun sequence includes these protein-coding regions:
- the im:7138535 gene encoding protein FAM98B, with product MERDTGIIASIKSLGYKSSECLRKCTCDELPCPLLTWLVSEIRASCPCVPAWSIGGAVLVGELREVLKEMSCPQSALTSEHLSPLLLYRLTEFLVAELMAAHMLMYREIHPDDAEQKLESKGKEQRKWESLTLDSKDEYQEDSQAEVDNWKDVTKYLAGLFQTLGLETSSQISDACTEVESRLASLPEGVMPEPLLKTSLNSDQWKKIHEIDKALRKDYECRRQMMIKRFYVTLQSFGWGDRGQERNAVLSSMPQFSPSLETSISIAMLLAAREDQSRISPVKAGPSTAVHKVLMGSVPDRGGRPGEIEPPMPSFASRREGEGSQYKKKKREYSGKKKNKLN